The genomic interval CAGTGGGGGACATGCTCGGCCTGCGAGGTACGCAGTGGCAGCAAGCTCCCGAAAGACGCGTGCGCCGCACATTCGTTCTCGGGGCGGGCAGGGACGCGACGCGTGTCCAGCTTGGCACGTGGAATGGGGAGCCGTTCTGGTTGGCTCAGCCGGAGCCCGAACCGGAGGATGGAAGGGCCTTGGTGTATGTTGCTACGGGCCAGCGTGGGCGCATCCAGCAGAGCCGTGGTGAGGCTGACCGGAGTCCGGCTCCACGGGAGGGAGCAGGTGCCATGAGTGTCGCGGCTGATGATTCGCTGAGGCAGGAACTGCAGGAGTTGAGGAAGCTCCTGGAGCGGCAGTTGCCGGACCATGTCCAAGCACGTCGTCCCGTAAAGCTCTCGGCGAGCGCGCCGGCTTCGGTGAAGGCACTCTGGGATGCAGTGGGGTTCAGCAAAGCGCTGGCTGGGTTCGTGGACAATCCGGATGAGGCGCCCTCGCGCAAGGCGACGCTCAAGCGGCTCACAGAGTGGCTTGCGCAAGGGCCGCTCCTGGGGGCATGGAGGAGCGCGGATGGCTCGACGCCCGAGCCCTCGGCGTTGCTGCCCTCGGCGTTCCGCCGGGTCGAGGATGGGATTGATCCGCTGTTCGGACTCCAGGTGACGGATGAGTCCGTGAGCACGGAGGACCCACCGGTGCTCCAGGTCTCCAACCGTGCGCGTGTGCCGGAGCTGTTCTATCCCAGCTATGTCCGGTACATGACCTACCGCCTGCTTCAAGCGGCGTTCGCGCACAAGCAGTGGCGGGTGGGCCTTCAACTGGCACACGAAGGTTCACAGCCCATGCCCCACCTCGCGCCGACGCTCTGGCAGCTCGCCGACGGGCTCTATCAGCTCGAACCATTGCCCCTGACAGGTCATGGCATCTCCTTGCCGCCCAGCTTCCTGGGGTTCGAGAGCTTTGGTGCACTGGTCCGCGGCCTCGTGGGTCGCCCCGAAGGAGAGCGGCTGGTGTTCTCGACGCCGCACGTCTACGGACACTTCATCGAAGTGGACGGACTCACCGAGGAGCAGTGGCGCGGTTGGGTCGTGGGCCGGGACTTGCCTGTCGCCTCGGGCAGCAGCTGGGGGCACGTTCGCGTGGGAACCTTCGGCGCGGTGCTCGTCATCCTAGGAGCGGAGCCCAAACTGCCGCTGCGGCGCACGCTCATCACGGAGTCCATCGCGGACCAGAAGCAGGTCCTGCAGCAACTCAAGCAGCAGGGAGCGGTCTTCACCACGGAGCGTTGGTGACGATGTGGTGAGGTGCGGACGAGGAAGGCCCAGAAGGCGTTTCGCCGCGAGGCCTCGGGTCACGACGTCGCGTTGAAGGCGTCGTGATACGTCACCGTTCCCACGGGCCAGTCTCCGTGGAAGCGCAGGGCCAGGAAGTATTCGGGAGGCATTCCGGGGAGCACGAGCCCGGGTTGGGGCTGAAAGCCGAAGCGGCTGTAGAACGCCGGGTCTCCGAGCAGCACACAGCCCGCCGCGCCCAGGTCCTTCAGCGCGGCCATCGCGGCGTTCATCAGCCGAGCGCCGATGCTTTGTCCCTGGCGCTCGGGCAGCACGGAGATGGGGCCCAGTCCGTACCAGCCCGAGGCACCGGAGGAGATGCTCACGGGCGAGATGGCGACATGGCCGACGATGGTGCCGCCGTCCTCCGCGACCAAAGACACGGTCAGCATTCCCGCGCGGCGGAGCGCGTTGATGATGAACTGCTCGGTGTGGGCCGCGTGGGTCGCGTTCTTGAAGGCGGCGACCGTCACGTGTTCGATGGCCGCGCTGTCAGCGGGCGTTTCGGGCCGGAGCGTCAAGGGCATCATGTTCCTCGAGGGCGGGGTGGGGATGCGTCATCGCCCAACATACGCCGAGTCGTGTCCGCGTCGACGAGCGCGCGCAGGCTGCTGAACAGCGGATGGGCGTCGGTGTACTTGCGGCCATAGGCCAGATTGAAGGCGTAGTCGAAGTCCGCGGGGTTCTTGCCCTGGTTGTGTTGGAGAATCGTCTCCAGCTTGTCGAGCGCCTTCACGGCCCGGGCCTCGGGTGACGCGGCCTGTTCGTATTCATCCCAGAGGGAGAGGATGCGCTCGCGCAGGGGGGCGTCGAGCATCCGGGTCAGGTGCCGCAGGTCTTCGCGCTCGCGCTCGCTCTTGTTGGGGTGGGCGCCCTGGTGGATGGCGGGGATGTCGCCGTGGATGGCTTCACCCAGGTCGTGGACCACGCACATCTGGAGGAGCTTCAGCGGGTCGAGTCCGGCCAGTGCGTCGTCGAACACCAGGGCCATCAAGCACAGGCGCCAGGTGTGTTCGGCGGTGCTCTCGGGTCGGCCGGAGGAGGTATGGCCGCTTCGGAGGACGTCCTTGAGCTTCTCCGCTTCACGAAGGAAATCGAGGCGACTCTGGAGGGTGTCGGTGTGCATGGCATGAGTCCTTGCTGGCCACGGTCGAGCCTGGACAACCCGATGTCCGGAGTCCACGCATGAAATATGCGTGGGGGCTCTCGAGGCGACTCAACATCCATGCATTCCTGTCACGGCGTGCTCGCATTCCTCGCAGCGAGAAGTCCCAAACCAACGGATTTGTCCCGAGACCTCCATGGAGGCACAGCGGTCTCAGAGTGTCTCGACGAGCCGTGCCGCCGTGCCATCGGAGAGCGTCATCCGCGTCCACCGGCACAGGCTGGCTCGGATGGGGATGATGGCGGAGTCATTCGTGCCAGTGGGGAACTCCACGGCGGGAGGGGCGAGTGTCTCGCGCCAGCCCAGCGCCTCGAGCGACGATTCCTTGAGGGCAATCTCAGAGGTGGAGTAGCGCCAGAGAGAGCGGCCCAGGAGTTCGGAGATGGGCACCGCGAACCCGGCAGCGCGCGAGGGTGAGCACGCGAGCAGGCGGTGGGTCAGGTCGCAGATGAGATGAACCGGGCGAGGGCTCTCGTTGACGAGCCGGGCGAGTGCATGGTCCGCCGCCGCACCCAGGCGCGCGGCCAGCAGTGCCTCGACGCGTGTGCGCTCGGCGGGCTCCATGGCCTGCGTACCCGCCTCCCAGCGGGAGATGGTGGACTGATTCACGCCGAAGAGCTCCGCGGCGTGGGCCTGCTTGATGTGATGCAGCAGCCGCCAGCGCCGGAGGGCGATTCCCAGCGAGGGCTGCGGTAGGGTCTCGGTCATGGCGCAAGGGGATGGTGGGAGATAGGGCGGCCAGAACTAACGAGGGTGCGAGCGTGATGCAGGGTGAAGGTTCCCATCCCATGCCCACCCGTCGGGTTGAGCACCTTCCCACAAGAAGGGGCCTCGATGATGGCGGTATCGGCTTCATGAGGCACCTCGGGTGGGTGTTGGTGGCGGGGCTGGCCGCGTGTGCGCAGTCGGTGGACATCGAGCCCTCGGACGCCTCTTCGCATCGCATCGTGCAGGGAACCGATGCACCGGACGATGTGGCAACCGTCGCGCTGCTTGCCCGGAGGACACGGTGCAACGAGGACTCACCTCTGTTGCTCTGCTCCGGAGTCCTCATCGCGCCGGACGTCGTGTTGACGGCGGCTCACTGCCTGGACCTCTTCGGAGAGGAAGGTGCCTACGAGGTCTACCTGGGGCCCACGTTGCTGCCCGCGTCGGAGGCGTCAGGGCGCTTCGTTCGCGTGTCTCGAGCGGTCATCCATCCACGCCATGTGCCGCGCACCCATACCCATGATGCCGCGCTGCTGCGGCTCGCGGCCCCCGTGCAGGTTGCGCCCGCCGTCCTGCCGGAATCACCTCTGGCACTGACTGAAGGCGCACGGATGAGGGTCGTGGGCTATGGCGACACGAAGGACGTGAGTGCTCCATCGGGGCGACGGAGGCAGGGCACGCTCCTGGTCACGGGCATCGAAGCCACGGTCTTTCGCGCGGGCCCCGGGCCCGGCATGAGCTGCGTGGGGGACAGCGGCGGGCCGGTGTTCATGAGCGACGGCACGGGCCACGAGGTGCTCGCGGGACTCACCGTGAGCGGTGACGTGGCCTGTCGCGCCGAAGCCGTCAACCTGCGAGTGGATGTGCTGCGAGAGGACTTCATCCTTCCGTTCCTCGCGACCTCACCGCCGCCCACAGAGCCCACGCTTTCCCCCGAGGCTCTGTGTAGAGAAGCCTGCACGCGTGACGAGGAATGCCCCGCGGAGCTCTCCTGTGTCGCCACCCAGGAAGGGCCCAGCCGATGTCTCCTCCCCTCGCTGCGCGAAGGCTCCTTCGGTCAGCGCTGTACCGAGGACGCGGCCTGCGGAGCAGGGAGTCTCTGCGCGCAATGGGAGTCAGAGGGAGAGGACGCCTGCCGTTGCTTCACGCCCTGCGCGCCACCCCCTCCAGACCCGGAGCGGCCGCAAGGCGCCGCGGAGAGTGGCTGTTCCAGCACACCAGGCCTCGCGCTCCTCGGAGTGTTGCTCTTCGCAGGAGTCAGGCGACGGCGCTGATTGGCATTCAGCCGCAGGCCGGAATGGACGGTCGGGGACACGGATCCTCTCAGCCGTCTCGATTCACTCCGTCATCGAGCCCGCAATCACAGACTCATGAGAGTCAAGAGCCGATCAGGCAGGAGCGAGTGGAACCCGGTGAGGATGTCCGGTGCGAAGTGCGGCATCGCGACGTAAGTGTCCTCTCGCTTCTTCCTGCACACCCGCGGTTGTCGGCGCCAAGGGGGGCTGCCACTGAGTGATGGGATAGAAGTCGCGCCAGGGGCCTTCATGCCCACCAGGAGGACGCCATGCCGACAACCCTGCCCACGCTCAAGCCCTCTGGGCCCCTGAAGGCCCGCGCCACGGACGCCCTGCTGGACGAGGCCGCCAGGTCGCTCAAGCTCGAGTTGCCGCCTTCCTACCGTGAGTTCGCCAAGACCTATGGCAACGGGCTCACGGCGGGGCTGTTCATGATTTATGTCCCCGTGGACGCCGCCTGCTCCGAGTGAAGTGAATCCGGGCCGCTGCAATACATTCCGCCGAATTCCGAAGCGCTGTCTGGTATTGTCTGGAGAATGAGACTCGCTGGGGAAGAGTTGCGCCGGGCCATCCGCCTGCGGCCGGTGATGTACATTGGTGATGCATCGGTGTTCGGCAAGACCAGGCTCGTTGAGTCCCTTCTGTTGCTGGGGGCCATGGCCGCGAGGGAAACCCGGTTGGGGGAGGTCTCGGTCCTGCTCACGGCGGACGGCTCCTGTTCCGTCGCCTTCGACGGCTGGCCATGGCCCATCTCCGCGGGCGTGTCGCCCTTCGATGCGCTGGAGCCATGGCTCGGGTTCATGCACTTCGACGTGGGGGCCCAGCCGCCACCGGGAATGCCTCGTGGCGTCGTCTTTGACTCGTCCTCTGTGGAACTGGGCTTGCTCAACGCGCTCTCCTCGCCCCTGGAGGTCGTCGCCTGGTACGGCGGGCAGAGCTGGCGGCGGACCTTCCGCGAAGGGCTCCCGGCGGAGTCTCCTCAACACACCGCCCCCGAGATGGCTCCCCCGTCCTCGGGCGTCGGGCTGCGCTTCACCTTCACCCCGGACGCCTCCGTCTTCTACCCACCCCCGGGTTTCTCCGCGGCCTTGCTGACGGAGCGCCTGTCGTCGCTCTCCGCGCTGATCCCCGCCAGCACCTGGCGCTTGCGCGACGAGGCTTCCGGAATGGAAGTCTCCTTCCGTCGCGAGCACGGACTCGCCAACCTGTGTGTCGAGCGCTCCGCGAACTCCTGTCCCCTGCACGCACCGTGGACCTTCAACGGAAGCGCCGGGCAGACACAGGTCAGCCTCGCCCTCCAGTGGGGACGTGCCCCCGTTGGCGCGGGCATCCTCTCCTGGGCCAATCACGAATCCTGTCGGCGAGGCGGCACGCATCACGATGGGCTCTACCGGGGACTGCGCACGGCCCTGCGCGCCAGGATGAAGGCCCGTAGGCGCTCCCTCGCGAGCCGCGCATTCACGGACGAGGCGCTGTCCGAGCATCTCACGGCGGTGATGAGCCTCGGCCTCCCCTCCACGGTCTGGTATGGCCCGACGCGGGGTGAGCTGGCGAACCCCGAGGTCCGTGGCGAGGTCTCGAAGCTCGTCGCGGACTGGATGAAGCAGGCCCTCGCGAGTCACCCGAAGGTGGAATCCGAACTGTTCACCCTCCTGGGCGCTTCTCTGTCCTGAGTCCCACACCACGAAGGCCCTGGCCCGTGATTTGCTTTTGCTTCCCGCCCAGCATTCGGGGCTCATCCGAACGTGGCCATGGGGCCACGCTCACGCGGCCCCATGCCCGCACTGCTCGCCATGCCCTCTCACGAGTCCTTCTTGTCCGTGCTTCGCCGCCATGGCCTGCTGCCAGCGGCGCTCAGCAGTGCCGTCGGGGTGGGCATGGTGTCGTACCGGCTCGACTCGAGCGAGAGCGCCAGCTACGCGTTCCTCGTCTGGAACCTGGTCCTCGCCTGGGCTCCCTACGTCATCGCCCTCGCGGCGCGGGTCCTCATGCTCCGAGGCCACGGTGTCCGGGTGCTCGCGCCCCTGGCCCTGGCCTGGCTGGCCCTGTTCCCCAACGCGCCCTATCTCCTCACGGACTTCATCCACGTGCACCAGCGGCCCGTGGTGCCCATCTGGTTCGACGTGGCGCTGGTGACGCTCTTCGTCGCCACCGGATGGATGCTGGGCCTCTTGTCGCTCGAGGTGTGGAAGCAATGGCTGGAGGAGCGCTGGGGCCGGCGCACGGCCTGGGCCTTCATCGGCGTCACCTCCGTGCTGTGTGGCTATGGCATCTACCTGGGCCGCGTGGAGCGCTGGAACAGCTGGAACGTGCTCACCAACCCCTCGAACCTCTTCACCTCCATCGGGGCCCACCTGCGTGAGCCCCTGGCCTTCCCATACCTGACCAGCCTCACCGTCTTCTTCGGCCTGCTGGTCCCCCTGTCCTACGTGGCCTACGAGGCGCTCGCCGCCCGCATCCGCCGCCCGCGCACCGCGAGCTGAGCGCGGGCGGACCCGGCGTCAGCCTCCGTGGAGACGTGAGCGATTGCGCGGCCCACCCCGGTGCTTGATGGCCATCGCGCTGGGGGCCTTCTTGCGCCCGTTCAACGAGGTGCGCCGCCGGTGGCTCTTGGGCTCATGCTCCTGCGCCGCGGGGCCGAGCGTCACTCGGGACAGGGCCTGCCTGCGTCGCAGCGCCGCCGCTTCATCCCGAGGCAGCGTCTTTCGTCCGTGACTGGCCTGCACATTGGCCTGGGCCTCGTCCGCCGTGGCCACACGCCGCTTGTTCTTCACTCCCGCCATTCTCGTCCGGACCGCCATGATGCCTCCTTCCCTGGTGAGGTAAGGACGGCCCCGGCTTTTCCAACCCCCTCCAGGGACGGGAGCGGGGGCCCGTGCTCCGTGCCCGAAGGCCGCCCGGCCGCCTCACGCTCCCCCGAGGGAGAGGGCCCGGCCACGGGGTCGACCCGGAGCCTGGAGCCCGCTGCCCTCGGCGGAAGGTCTCAAAGGCTTTCTTTACGTCGACGAGCGCTTGCCGCGGCGCGGAGGCCGCGTGCTCGTGGTCGTCTCGGGCGGGAACAGCCAGCCCTCCGCGCTGTGCGAGGTGGTGGCCGTCTGGGACGGCTCACTGGCCTCCAGGTGCTGACCCCGGCAGCCGCGGCACCAGGACTGCGGACGGCGCTCGCCCTTCATGATGCGGTAGCCGAAGTCCGCCTCCGTCAGCCCCACGTGGTTGCAGCGAGGGCAGCGGCTCAGCGACGTGACGCCGGTCTCCTTGGCCTGCTGGCGGCCGTGTTGCACCACCAGCGCCAGCGCCGCGGCGAAGCCCACCCGCTTCTCCGAGCCGACATGGAACTTGCGAGCGCGCTTGCGCCCTCCCCGGCCGAGCACAGGCATGAGGTCCATCCCCCCGAGCAGGTTTCGCTGCTCGAGCACGCGCGATGAAGAGCTGTTCAGGGTTGATTGGCTCACCCGACAACTCTTAGCGGAGGGGTCTGACACGCCTGTTCGAGGGGGAAGGCCCTTCCGCCCGCGATCAGTCCATACTGAACAAAAATCCAGCAAATCCGCGCACCTGGGGGGTTACCCCAGGCGGGCGGGCAGGCTGGGGGTGGTGCGGTTACTCGGCGTCCGCCATGCCGCCCCCACCGTCGGCGGCGGGGAAGACGGGGGTGCCGCCCGGCAGGCTGGGGTCGTGCGGGAGGCTGCCGCGCGGGCTGCGTAGGTAGACGAAGGGCGTGGCGAACAGGAAGTTGGACACGCGCGACGTGTAGATGTCCGCGTAGCGCTCCACCTGGCGCGCCAGATGGCTCTTGTCGTTGCCGGCGCGGGTGAGCAGGCCCCAGATGGGATTGGACAGCTCGGTGGCGGCGCGGGCCATGGGGGCCAGCTCCGCGTCCAGGGCCTCCAGGGACTCACGCAGCTCGCCCAGCCGCGCCACCAGCTCCGCCTCCGGAGGCGTGTCCGCGCGGGGCCCGTAGTCGGCCCGGCGCCGCTGGAGCTCCAGCCGCAGCTGGCAGCTCTCCCACTCCATCCGCTCCTTGAGGACCATGCGCTCGGCGAGCCGGGCCTCGGTGGGGCGGAAGGACGCGATGGCCCGCACCTCGTCCTCCAGCTCGCGGAGGATGAGCGCCGTGCGCCAGCGCAGCTCGCTCTTGGACACGTGCACGTCGCCGAACATGTGGTCGCCCACGTAGAGAATCTCGTCGCCGCTCATGCCCAGGTGTCGCTCCAGCTCCACCGCGCTGCCGCCGAAGTAGGGCGTGCCCGCCTTGAAGGGGCCGGAGTGCGGACGCAGCAGCGCCTCGCCGTTGGTCTCCACCACCTCGAAGAGCGCGGAGCGGGTGGTGAAGAACTCGGGCTTGCGCGCGGAGACAATCACCACGTCGAACAGCTGCCGCCACGTCATGCCCGGGGGCAGGTGCTTGTCGAAGGCGAAGTGCATCATGGGCTCGGTGTAGGCCCACTCGCTGTTGGTGATGAGCAAGAGCTTCTTGCCCGCGTTGCGCTGGTCCAGGAGCGCCAGCGGCGTCTCCGGGTCATCCAGCACGTAGCGCTCCGGGTCGGCGATGATTTCCGCCTTGAGCTGGCCCTGCATGTGCGTGGCGTCCAGGTTCTTGCGCACGTGCTCGTAGAGGTCCGCGTAGCCCATGGGGCCCGGCAGCACTCCCGCGTCCAGCCGGTCGACGAGCTGCGCGTAGAGGCACGCCTCGGACAGCGAGAACAGCGTGTTGAGGAACACCCACCGGCGCTCGTGCAGGTCGATGACGACGTGGGAGTACTCGTCGCGCTGGGTGATGAAGTCCATGGCGCGTGTGCCGTGGAGGGCCTTCTTCACGAAGCCGAAGCGGTTGGCCTTGAGCAGGTTGCCCTTCTCGGTGTCGATGATGAGGCCGCGGATGGCCAGCGCCGGGTCGAACTGGAGGTCGCCCACGGGCCAGCCCTGCGCGACCAGCCGGTCGCGGATGTGCTCGTAGGCGCGGCGCTCCCACGCTTCCACCCGGTAGTGGATGAGCGTGTAGTCCATGTCGTAGCCCACGGCCTTGATGGCGCGCAGGTTGAGGGTGCGGTTGCAGAACAGGCCCCGCTCGGGCGGGGGACCAGCGAGTTGCGAGCGCATAGGGAGTCCTGGCTTGCCCCGTCCCGAGGCAAAAGTCGATGCCTCTGTGCGGGCTCGTCGCCTGGCTCGCACCTGGGGACGTTTGCGGCCTTCGTCTCGGATTGACTTTGATGGGTCGAAATCGAGTTCTCCTGGACTAGTGTGCGCGCCCCCTTAACCCGTGAATCGAGGTCGATGATGTCCTGGACGGTCCGAGCCCTGTTGGTGAGCGTGTTGTTCGTGGTGGGGTGCCAGCACACGCAGCAGCCCTCCGTCACGCCGGAGGCGGTGGCGCCGACGTGCGATGCGAAGCAGCAGGAGATTTCCAAGGAGGCGGACCAGCGGGCCGCGCCGTGGAACATCGAGCAGCACCTGGCGAAGAACTTCCCGGATGGCTCGGTGTCGTGGCTGATGAAGGAAGGGCCGTACCAGACGTTCGTGGTGCAGTCGGGCGCGAAGAACTTTGGCCGCTGTGACGACAACGGCTGTTTCCTGTTCGCGGCGCCGTCGGCCATCATCCAGGAGGCGGTGAAGAAGTCGATGAATGGCGCGACGCATGACCCGGCGGTGCTGGGCCAGGCGCTGGGCCTGCCGGCGAAGAACTTCGAGGGGCCGCTGCGGATGATGACGCTGAACCTGAAGGCCTCGGGGTCGTGC from Myxococcus stipitatus carries:
- a CDS encoding HD domain-containing protein; its protein translation is MHTDTLQSRLDFLREAEKLKDVLRSGHTSSGRPESTAEHTWRLCLMALVFDDALAGLDPLKLLQMCVVHDLGEAIHGDIPAIHQGAHPNKSEREREDLRHLTRMLDAPLRERILSLWDEYEQAASPEARAVKALDKLETILQHNQGKNPADFDYAFNLAYGRKYTDAHPLFSSLRALVDADTTRRMLGDDASPPRPRGT
- a CDS encoding HAD-IG family 5'-nucleotidase; translation: MRSQLAGPPPERGLFCNRTLNLRAIKAVGYDMDYTLIHYRVEAWERRAYEHIRDRLVAQGWPVGDLQFDPALAIRGLIIDTEKGNLLKANRFGFVKKALHGTRAMDFITQRDEYSHVVIDLHERRWVFLNTLFSLSEACLYAQLVDRLDAGVLPGPMGYADLYEHVRKNLDATHMQGQLKAEIIADPERYVLDDPETPLALLDQRNAGKKLLLITNSEWAYTEPMMHFAFDKHLPPGMTWRQLFDVVIVSARKPEFFTTRSALFEVVETNGEALLRPHSGPFKAGTPYFGGSAVELERHLGMSGDEILYVGDHMFGDVHVSKSELRWRTALILRELEDEVRAIASFRPTEARLAERMVLKERMEWESCQLRLELQRRRADYGPRADTPPEAELVARLGELRESLEALDAELAPMARAATELSNPIWGLLTRAGNDKSHLARQVERYADIYTSRVSNFLFATPFVYLRSPRGSLPHDPSLPGGTPVFPAADGGGGMADAE
- a CDS encoding N-acetyltransferase, translated to MMPLTLRPETPADSAAIEHVTVAAFKNATHAAHTEQFIINALRRAGMLTVSLVAEDGGTIVGHVAISPVSISSGASGWYGLGPISVLPERQGQSIGARLMNAAMAALKDLGAAGCVLLGDPAFYSRFGFQPQPGLVLPGMPPEYFLALRFHGDWPVGTVTYHDAFNATS
- a CDS encoding helix-turn-helix transcriptional regulator, translated to MTETLPQPSLGIALRRWRLLHHIKQAHAAELFGVNQSTISRWEAGTQAMEPAERTRVEALLAARLGAAADHALARLVNESPRPVHLICDLTHRLLACSPSRAAGFAVPISELLGRSLWRYSTSEIALKESSLEALGWRETLAPPAVEFPTGTNDSAIIPIRASLCRWTRMTLSDGTAARLVETL
- a CDS encoding DUF1361 domain-containing protein; translation: MPALLAMPSHESFLSVLRRHGLLPAALSSAVGVGMVSYRLDSSESASYAFLVWNLVLAWAPYVIALAARVLMLRGHGVRVLAPLALAWLALFPNAPYLLTDFIHVHQRPVVPIWFDVALVTLFVATGWMLGLLSLEVWKQWLEERWGRRTAWAFIGVTSVLCGYGIYLGRVERWNSWNVLTNPSNLFTSIGAHLREPLAFPYLTSLTVFFGLLVPLSYVAYEALAARIRRPRTAS
- a CDS encoding DNA gyrase subunit B is translated as MRLAGEELRRAIRLRPVMYIGDASVFGKTRLVESLLLLGAMAARETRLGEVSVLLTADGSCSVAFDGWPWPISAGVSPFDALEPWLGFMHFDVGAQPPPGMPRGVVFDSSSVELGLLNALSSPLEVVAWYGGQSWRRTFREGLPAESPQHTAPEMAPPSSGVGLRFTFTPDASVFYPPPGFSAALLTERLSSLSALIPASTWRLRDEASGMEVSFRREHGLANLCVERSANSCPLHAPWTFNGSAGQTQVSLALQWGRAPVGAGILSWANHESCRRGGTHHDGLYRGLRTALRARMKARRRSLASRAFTDEALSEHLTAVMSLGLPSTVWYGPTRGELANPEVRGEVSKLVADWMKQALASHPKVESELFTLLGASLS
- a CDS encoding S1 family peptidase; translated protein: MRHLGWVLVAGLAACAQSVDIEPSDASSHRIVQGTDAPDDVATVALLARRTRCNEDSPLLLCSGVLIAPDVVLTAAHCLDLFGEEGAYEVYLGPTLLPASEASGRFVRVSRAVIHPRHVPRTHTHDAALLRLAAPVQVAPAVLPESPLALTEGARMRVVGYGDTKDVSAPSGRRRQGTLLVTGIEATVFRAGPGPGMSCVGDSGGPVFMSDGTGHEVLAGLTVSGDVACRAEAVNLRVDVLREDFILPFLATSPPPTEPTLSPEALCREACTRDEECPAELSCVATQEGPSRCLLPSLREGSFGQRCTEDAACGAGSLCAQWESEGEDACRCFTPCAPPPPDPERPQGAAESGCSSTPGLALLGVLLFAGVRRRR